The Chloroflexota bacterium genomic sequence GCTGGCGATATTTACGATCGCTATCGCTGTCGGGTGCAAGAAATGCGCGAAAGCGTCAAGATTGCCCGTCAAGCGATCGAGCGCGTCAAGCAAATGCATGGCCAGCCCTATGTGACCGAAAATCGTAAGGTTGCGCCACCACCCAAGAGCGAAATTACCTACAGCATGGAATCGCTCATTCACCACTTTAAGCTGTGGACGGAAGGCTTCCGCCCACCGCGTGGTTCGGCCTACGCGGCAATCGAATCACCACGAGGTGAAATTGGCTGTTATGTGGTGAGCGATGGCACTCCCAAACCATGGCGTGTCCACTTCCGCGCACCGTCATTTATTAATTTGCAAGCCTTGCCCCACATCGCCAAAGGCAAATTGATGGCCGACTTGGTGGCATTGATTGCGAGCATCGATCCGGTGCTTGGTGAAGTGGATCGTTAAGAAGGAGCCTCGGGTGCTGTACGAACAACACAAGGCTGAAATTGATGGAATTTTGGCCCGCTATCCTGTAGATCGCAAACGCTCGGCCTTGTTGCCGTTGTTATATTTGGCCCAAGATGTCTATGGCCGCTTGGATCGCGATTCAATTCGCGAAGTGGCCGAGATTCTTGATTTGCCCTATACCGATGTTTTTGAGGTCGTAGGTTTTTATACACTCTTTTATAACGAAGAAGTTGGCAAGGTTGTGCTCGATGTCTGCGACGACGTGCCATGCTGCTTCTGTGGTGCTGAAGAGTTGGTCGCCGATTTGGAAAATCGCCTGGGGATCAAAGCTGGCGAAACTACCAAAGATAAGGTTTTCACCTTGCGCCGCGTGAAATGTATTGCCGCTTGCGATCAAGCCCCAGTGCTGCAAGCCAACTTAGAGTTTCACAACCGCGTCTTGCCCGATAAAGTCGAAGCCATGCTCACCAAGCTGCGTAACGATGTCGAATCTGGCAAGCCCGTGAGCATCTCTGGCCGCCTTGCAGAACGCTAATATAAAGGATGAAGGATGAGGGATGAAAGATGAAGTAGCTACGGTTATGTTCATCCTTCATAATTCATACTTCATCATTCGTGAGGGTGCTTATGCCTAAGACTGAACTCAAAGAATATATTGTGATGCGCAATCGCGAAATTGAAAATATTCGCGATCTCGATGTGTATCTGGCAAATGGCGGTTATGAAATGGCCAAGAAAGCCTTGACCAGCATGACTCCAGCCGCGATTATCGACGAAGTGAAAAAATCGGGCTTGCGCGGTCGTGGCGGCGCTGGCTTCCCGACTGGGGTTAAATGGAGCTTCGTTCCTAAGGAATTAAACCCCAAATATTTGGTGGTTAATGCCGATGAGAGCGAGCCAGGCACGTTCAACAACCACGAAATTATCGACGAAAATCCGCATCAATTGCTCGAAGGGATTGTGATTAGTGCCTTTGCAATTGGCGCAAATGTGGCCTATATCTACATTCGCGGCGAATTTGCCTATGGCGCACGCTTCCTTGAGCAAAAAATTGCCGAAGCCCGCGAACGTGGCTTGATCGGCAAGAATTTGTTTGGTACTGGCTACGATGTGGAAATTTATGTCCATCGTGGGGCTGGCGCTTACATTTGTGGCGAAGAAACTGCCTTGCTCGAATCGCTCGAAGGCAAAATCGGCCAGCCACGCTTGAAGCCACCCTTCCCTGCTGTCGCTGGTTTGTATGCCAAACCAACCGTGGTCAACAACGTCGAAACCTTGACCAACGTGCCACGGATTATTGAAAAAGGCGCTGATTGGTTCCGCTCGTTCGGCACCGAAAAATCGCCTGGCACCAAAGCAGTTTCAATTAGCGGCCACGTCAAAAACCCGGGCAACTATGAAATTCCCTTGGGCATCACGATTCGCGAGTTCATTTTCGATTGGGCTGGCGGCATGCGCGACCCTAATTTGCCCTTGAAGTTTATTATCCCAGGCGGCGCTTCATCCAACTGGCTGACCGAGCAACACCTCGATTTGCCAATGACATGGGATGATATGGCCGCTGCCGGGACAATGCTCGGCTCAGGCGCGATGGTCGTGCTCGATACCTCGGTTCCCGTGGTGCGAGCTGCCTTGAAGGTTGACGAATTCTTCAAACACGAATCGTGTGGCAAGTGTTCGCCCTGCCGCGAAGGCACGCACTTCTTGGTCAAGGTGTGGGAGCGGATCGACGAGGGCCACGGGCGGGTTGGCGATATTGAATTATTGGCTGATGTTGGCAAGCAAATGCTTGGCAAGTGTTTCTGCCCACTGGGCGATTCATCAGTTTCAGCCGTCAATAGCGCGATCAAATTCTTCCGGCCTGAGCTTGATGCAGCGATCGATGCACAACACTAAGCATTATTGATCGTTTCAGTGAAGTTTTATAGCGCACATTTTTAGCCACAGATTGACACAGATGACACAGATGACCATCGACTGGCATTGTGCGAATCACCAAAGGTGTCAAGATGCCTAAATTTATACACGGTGAGTTGACCTACACGCTTATTGGGG encodes the following:
- a CDS encoding NAD(P)H-dependent oxidoreductase subunit E gives rise to the protein MLYEQHKAEIDGILARYPVDRKRSALLPLLYLAQDVYGRLDRDSIREVAEILDLPYTDVFEVVGFYTLFYNEEVGKVVLDVCDDVPCCFCGAEELVADLENRLGIKAGETTKDKVFTLRRVKCIAACDQAPVLQANLEFHNRVLPDKVEAMLTKLRNDVESGKPVSISGRLAER
- the nuoF gene encoding NADH-quinone oxidoreductase subunit NuoF; translation: MPKTELKEYIVMRNREIENIRDLDVYLANGGYEMAKKALTSMTPAAIIDEVKKSGLRGRGGAGFPTGVKWSFVPKELNPKYLVVNADESEPGTFNNHEIIDENPHQLLEGIVISAFAIGANVAYIYIRGEFAYGARFLEQKIAEARERGLIGKNLFGTGYDVEIYVHRGAGAYICGEETALLESLEGKIGQPRLKPPFPAVAGLYAKPTVVNNVETLTNVPRIIEKGADWFRSFGTEKSPGTKAVSISGHVKNPGNYEIPLGITIREFIFDWAGGMRDPNLPLKFIIPGGASSNWLTEQHLDLPMTWDDMAAAGTMLGSGAMVVLDTSVPVVRAALKVDEFFKHESCGKCSPCREGTHFLVKVWERIDEGHGRVGDIELLADVGKQMLGKCFCPLGDSSVSAVNSAIKFFRPELDAAIDAQH